DNA sequence from the Candidatus Limnocylindrales bacterium genome:
ACGTGCGTCGACGAGATCGGCGAAGCCGTCGCCGTCGATGTCGAAGACGTTGATGTCGACGTTCCTGGAGCCGTCGATGCGGCGCAGACACGTCGGCGGATTGACCACTTGCGGCGTCGCCGGCCAGTTCCAATCCAACGGCGGTCCGAAGCCCGTGCCCGTGCCCAGACGGACGGTCGCGGCAGTGCCGCGAACTTCGACATGGTCGACGATGCCGTCGCCGTTCATGTCGAGCGTGTCGATCTCGACGGTACGTTTGCCGTAGCGGAGGCGGCCGACCTGCGGAATGGCCATGCCTTCGGCGATGCCCGCGCCTCCGGTCGGCCAATGCCGCGAAACTGCGTCTCCGTAGATGAAGACGGTGCTCGGAAGAGCTACGTCGCCGTCGGCGGTTTCTCCGAAGGCAGTAAGCGTGGCCGCGACCAGGCGTGCCTCGGCGGTGACCTCGTCGATGTCGTAGCTGAAGTCGTATCGCCTTGCCGGAAGATTGCGCGTGGACGTCTCGATCGACGAGAGCAGCACGTCCATGGGCTCGGCGAAGCCTGACCGGAACGACACGGTGGGCGTCGACGGCGCCTGGCGCGGCGACCAGCGGAAGACGATCTCGGCAAAGTGTGCGACACCTTGACCGGCATTGGCACCGTAACGGATGACATCGGGAAGCCCGGATGAAAGCCCGGATGCCGGATCGCTGCGGTAGGAGAAGTCGATGCGGTTGCCCGCAGGGTCCTCCATGCGTTCGAGCAGCCACGAGAAGGTTTCGTTCGTCGATGCTCCGCGCCCGGTGCGCGTCTGGGCCGTGCTGCCGAAGGTGAAGACGGTGCCGCCCTTGTCGATCACCTTCCAGAGGTTCTGCGTGCGATGAAAACCGATGCGAGGAAACGTGGACTCGACCTTGGGCCGGAAGCCCCGCGTGGACCCCGGGATCGGCTCCAGCTCCATCACGCCGCCCGGCATCGCCAGGACGAAAACGTCGTCATCGGTGTATCGCGGCACGCCGTGCTTGGTCGAACGGGCGATTCTCGGCAGCGGCAGCGTCCAGCCGTACCCGTAAGGCCCCGGACCGGAGCTGCTCGAATAGGTCAGCGACAGGGCGGGGGACTGGCCGAGACGGCCCGGCGGCGCTTCGATCGGAATGGCGGCTTCTGCCGCACCGGTGAACAGGTTGGCCTGTGGTGCCGAAGCGATGCCCGTGTAGCCGCCGCCTCCGTCACCGGTCTGCGAGCCCGGAGCTGCGCCGGGCGTCGGTTGCGCGAACGTCGTGTGTGCGAACAGCAGCGCTGCAGCCATGGCTGCGCAGAGGGCGCGCATGATCAGCGGCCCTCCGGTGGGGGACAGGCCACCGACCACCATCGCTTCTCTTGCGGCAGCTCGCGAGCCGCGGCGCGTGCCGCGTCCGACCGGAGCTTGTCCATGCGACGGGCCACGTCCGGCATCCACTGGGTGGCGTGAGCGCGTGGAGCTCTGGTGCGAGCCGCCGCCTGGGCTGCGGCATCGGTGTGCATCGCCGCAGCGATGACGAGCGCAAGCAAGGTTTTTCCGCTCCAGCCTCGGTCCATGATCCACCTCCGCAACGATGCGCCGGACGCATCGTTGCGGAGGTTGTCACGCCGTCGGTCAGCTCACCTCAATGGCCAGGATGTAATGGAGCGCGCACGAGCACTGGGATGTCATGAATCAATCGTCGTGATGGCGGATGCGTCCACGGCCGTGCTTGATCTGCGAGCGGGCGCGCTTCTCGGCAACCGTCTTCTGCTTGGCCTGCCGCGAAGGCCGCCTCTTCTGCCGCCGCTTCTTCTCGGCCGCATCGATCGCCGCCGCGCGCTGCGCTTCCATGCGGTCCTCCACCTTGTCGGCGAGCAGCACACGCGCCTTGTAGCGGTTGAGCGCTTGCGAGCGCTCTTCCTGGCACTTGACCTGGATCCGCGTGGGCTTGTGCCGCAGCACCACGCAGGTGGAGACCTTGTTGACGTTCTGGCCGCCCTTTCCGCCCGACCGAACGAAGCTCTCCTCGAGATCCTCCTCGCGAATGCCGAGCGCGGCCAGGCGCTCCCCGATCTCTCGGGCCTTGTCTCCGGTGAGCGCGCGCATGGAATGGCACCACAATGCCGGCTGCTGCGCCGGTGTGCCAGCAATGTTCGCTGCGGCCGTCCTTTCGCGAAGAGGCAAGTCAGCGCCGCCGGCGATGCTCACCGCGGTTGAGGAATCAGCGACCGGTCCCGCGCATGCTTGCCGCCAGCGACCGCGCCACGCCGATCCCGTCCATCGCGGCGCTGATGATGCCGCCCGCGTATCCGGCTCCTTCCCCGCATGGATACAGCCCAGGCAGCCCGGGGCTCTGCCACGTCTCGGGATGACGCGGAACACGCACGGGCGAGCTCGTGCGCGTCTCCACGCCCACCAGCAGCGCTTCCGCGGTGACATAGCCGCGCATGCGCTTGTTGAACTGCGCCAGCGCGTGCGCGAGCCGCTGGGACAGGACGATGCCGGCGCCATCGAGCACGTCGGCGACGTTGCTGGCGGTAACCCCGGGCTGATAGCTGGTGTCCGAGGCAGTGGTCGAGCTGCGGCCGGCAAGGAAATCCGTGGCTCGCGTGGCGGGCGCCTTCAGTGCCCCGCCACCGGCTTCGAAGGCGAGCCGCTCCAGGCGCCGCTGATACTTCACGCCCGCCAGCGCGCCGTTGTAACCGGCAGCCGCCAGATCCTCCGGCTCGATCGCCACGACCAGCCCCGAGTTCGCAAACGGCGAGTCGCGCCGCGACAGGCTCATGCCGTTGACGACGACTTCTCCCGGCTCGGTGGCCGCGGGCACGATGAAGCCACCCGGGCACATGCAGAACGAGAAGACGCCGCGGCCTTCCTCGGTATGCGCGAGACGATAGGCCGCGGCCGGCAGGGCAGGGTGACCGGCGCTGGCGCCGTACTGGATGGAGTCGATGAGCGGCTGCGGATGCTCGATGCGAACGCCGGCCG
Encoded proteins:
- a CDS encoding peptide chain release factor-like protein, which codes for MRALTGDKAREIGERLAALGIREEDLEESFVRSGGKGGQNVNKVSTCVVLRHKPTRIQVKCQEERSQALNRYKARVLLADKVEDRMEAQRAAAIDAAEKKRRQKRRPSRQAKQKTVAEKRARSQIKHGRGRIRHHDD